Genomic window (Arachis hypogaea cultivar Tifrunner chromosome 13, arahy.Tifrunner.gnm2.J5K5, whole genome shotgun sequence):
TTATTTGTTATACTCGATAGTGAAATTAGCCATTTTTATATAGTTAACTATTAGGTAGagtttcatttgtttttttttctttctttgtttttttccaGGTCATAAACCAAGCCAGTGGTGACGAGGAGGTAGATCCCGAGGAGGGAATGTGCTTCAGCACATTAGAAGATGCGCGTGCATATTATTACCAATATACGTCTAGGACTGGATTTGTCGTCAAAATAAGAACCACCGGCTGGGAGACCATAAATGATCAGAGGGTGGTTGTTAATCAGACTTTGCATTGTAATAGAGATGGATACCACACATTCCGTGTAAAGGCACCCAAGAGAAGGAAAACGGTGGCCTCAACAAACTGCAAAGCCCATTGCTATTTGGCATTAGATAAAATGACAGGGCAGTGGAGGATTTCTCGAGTAGAGGTATCCCACTCACACCCACTTAATCCGAAGCTATCTGGAATGTTCTCAGCAAACCGTCAGCTAAGTATGCATGTGAAGGACCTGATACAGTAAAATGACCAAGCTAGCATTAGACCGAGTAAGACGTACCAGGCACTAGCCAATGCAGTCGGTGGCCCTGCCAACCTCACCTTTACAGAGAAGGATGTTAGAAATTACATTAGTCGTCACTTACGCATTTCTGGGGATGAGACGGATCCAAAAGAGTTACTTAAGCACTTCTCACGGATGAAGGAGCTCAATCCGAACTTTTTCTTTGAAATAGATGTGGACGAAGACCATAGcattagaaatgtgttttgggccGATGCTCGGTGTAGAGCTGCATGGAAATATTTTGGTGATGTCGTGACGTTTGACACTACTTACAAGACTAATAGGTACGAAATTATTCTTTTTCTGTTGTACGTAATTAGACTTTTTTCCATCCAAGGCATTTGGAGTTTCCACCTACATATCATGTttttatatttccattgtttaggTACGATATGCCGTTTGGGTCTTTCGTAGGTGTCAACCACCATGGGATGTCTACGCTTCTTGGGTGCGTTTTATTGTGGAATGAGGACACTCGTACATTCGAATGACTTTTTCGTACTTGGTTGAAGTGCATGGGTAAGGCCCCCATATGTGTTATAACAGATCAGTCGCTGCAGATGCGATCTGCATTAGAGACCACATTACCACACACACGCCATAGATGGTACATATGACATATCCTAAACAAGATACCAAACAAGCTGGTAGGTTACCGTCGTTTTGATCAGCTCATCACATGCATGAAGAGGATTGTGTATGAATCCAGATCTAAGGACTCATTTGAGAGAGATTGGCACAATTTTATTGAAGAGTATGACCTCCACAATTCTAGGTGGCTAAATGGTAGTATAATCTTCCAGTTCATTGCTGCCTCTGTGTGGCTTCTTTATAGATGTTATTTTATAGTCAATATAGATGTTGCACTTATGGGTTAACTGAcgctatttttgtttttttgcatTTTTGGTTTTTTCTGTTCATTTGCAGATATGTTTGCTGACCGACACATGTGGGTGCCAGTATTTTTCAAGGACGAATTCTGGGCTGGCATGAGGAGCACACAGCGTAGTGAGAGCATGCATTCAGTTTTCGATAAGTACTTAAACAGTAAGAGTTCTTTGTTGCAATTTGTTCGCCAATACCAAAACTGTGTTATAGACAAGGAGCAAAAGGAGCTTGAGTGTGACGCTGCTGATTTAAGATGTATTATCCCTTGTGTTTCCAGCTCACCAATAGAGAAGTAGTTCCAGAGAGAATATACAAACTCCATGTTTCGAGACGTTCAGGATCAATTTATAAAAAAGGCCGATTGTGACATATCCTCAGTCAACCATCATGGCACAAGTATAGTTTGTGAAGTTGACCAACAAAAGATGGTGTTTGACATGTCAGTGTATAGCAGATACCAAGTCGTGTATTGCTCGCAGTCATCAGACGTTTAATGTGATTGCTTTATGTTCCAATCGAATGGTATTCTATGTTGTCATAGTCTTGCTGTTCTTCTACATTTTCGTGTGACAGCAGTGTCCTCACAATACATTCTATCCCGATGGAGTAAGAATGTTAGTCAGAGACACACATACATCAGGAGTAGCATTGACATGGACCGTTCTGATGAAAGCATGACCATTTTTAGGCAATTGTGTTCTGATTTTTACAACGTCGCTCAGGATTTTGTGGCTACTCCAGATGTTGCTGCTATATTGCGTGATGCCATGGACAGTGCTCGGCAGAAGCTTAAAGAACACAAGGAATCCGAGGATCAAGCTGCACATGTACCAAGTGTGATTTACTCATATACACGTGATGAGTGTCCCGTTAGCATGGATGAGCTACATGGTCCATGTCGTGTTCCTACCCGAGGTCGTCCAACGTCCACCAGACTTGGGGCAGATCTAGAAAAATCTATTAAAAAGAGGGCACGCAAAAACAAGAACACTCACAATCACAACAAGGTAAATATGAGATCTACCCCCTTTTTCACGTCATTTGTTTATTTTAAGTGGGTTGAATGGATGATAAGTGGTGATGTTATCTTTCAatatgatttgtgtgttaagagCCTA
Coding sequences:
- the LOC140177686 gene encoding protein FAR1-RELATED SEQUENCE 5-like, which translates into the protein MAIDIDLNTVLMTEGAEEFEQQTDSPNVINQASGDEEVDPEEGMCFSTLEDARAYYYQYTSRTGFVVKIRTTGWETINDQRVVVNQTLHCNRDGYHTFRVKAPKRRKTVASTNCKAHCYLALDKMTGQWRISRVEVSHSHPLNPKLSGMFSANRQLIGGPANLTFTEKDVRNYISRHLRISGDETDPKELLKHFSRMKELNPNFFFEIDVDEDHSIRNVFWADARCRAAWKYFGDVVTFDTTYKTNRYDMPFGSFVGVNHHGMSTLLGCVLLWNEDTHMFADRHMWVPVFFKDEFWAGMRSTQRSESMHSVFDKYLNSKSSLLQFVRQYQNCVIDKEQKELECDAADLRSVSSQYILSRWSKNVSQRHTYIRSSIDMDRSDESMTIFRQLCSDFYNVAQDFVATPDVAAILRDAMDSARQKLKEHKESEDQAAHEAFLEDSKFNSTTYHKH